The DNA window CTTGGGCCTGAGGTCAATGTCCTTCGGAGCCATGggactggacacagagaagttCTGGAGGATGGTggtgaagaaaaggaacaattCATTGCGGGCAATGCCTTCGCCAAGACAAATGAGCTTTCCTGTGGGCACAGAGAATGAGCCATGTGAGCCCCAGGGCAGTATGCACTCTTCAGACTGTCCTTTCCCTAAACCCAGACAACTCGGAGAATGAGCTTTACCCTCAACCTACAATTCAGCTGAGACCAGTAAGAGTTCCACAAAGCCTTAAACAATTGGTGTAAGGGCTAGTGAGACTTCTTAGCATGGAAGGCACATGCCATCACTGCTGAGGACATGCATTTACCCCCTGGACACACATGTTGCAAGGAGAGAACAAACGCCTATAGTCTGTCATCTGTCATAAACATATACAAACCCTTCAtagtgcacatgtatatgcatgcaaacatatatgCAATAATTCAATCATAAAATATAAGACAAAGAGTTAGTGGATGACAGATGGTAATTTCTGACAGATTTCTAGGTTTTGTTTATTATCAGAGTCCTTCGTTTCAGAATTGTAAGAACACAATAGAGTAGgaacaaatgtgtatgtgtaaaaatgtataatttaacaTCTGCAATGTTCCCTCCTTTCTCAGTGGGGAGATTGGTCCTCATCTCCTTGGCTGCCCTGAGGGTGAAGGTGCTCTTTACAAAGATTCTAAGATCAACCACTGGATGATATTAAGGTTCCTATATAAGCCAGTGATGGAGGCTCATGCCTGCAagtgcagcacttgggagatcaCGGCAGGAAGATGATGGAATACATTGCAAGAGCTCTCTATctgtctcctgactctgtccCCTCTGTCTCTCATCTGCACCCCCCTCTCTGCTCCCATTTCTTCTTCAGCTTGAGATCAATGAACTTCAACAATGAGGAAGGAAATCCTGACTAGTCAGGATTACTAAAAGTAATTTGACTTGTAGACTCCCTGAAAGGAACTGCAGGTTTCTTTTCGTGGTCCAAGGTCACACACAACAGAAAGTACATATCGAGAGTCAAATACAATTGTTTGTATGATAGAGAATGGGCAGAAGCACATAATGCGGCCTCCATGGCACCCACCGCATTCACAGGGGTATAGTTAATCCTTGTTGGTTTTTCTCCTTGGGCATGAAGCAGCACAGAGCAAGGGAGCCTGAAATTCCAGGCAGAGTCTCCACCACCTGCCTGTACCTCAGTGATTCTTACTCTGCAACTGGCTGCCCCAGGCCTCCAGGTGGATGaggaattcccagcaacccctgTGCCCTCCAACTGTTGGGAAATCAGGCCTGTGTAGGAGTATGTAGGGAAAGCACCTTACCAGCTTAGTCCCCGCCTTTCCAGAATTTAGGTGGCATGAGCTTAGAAATTCATGGAGAGGTCTCTGAGATGGTTTTCCTAGTACTGGCTTTGTGAACCAGATTTTCCAGAGCAACTTTTAATGGCTAATCTCACTATTAACACAAAGTTTCCATACTTGGTGCTGGTCTTTTGGAACACCATTTATGTCTCTTTGGCTCTAACAtgattactctctctctctctctctctctctctctctctccctttttctttcggCCAATGGCAGACTACCTGAACCTGTGTCTTTACATATCACTACTATGTGTCTTTTGATCCATTCCATTCACTTGTGTCTTTCTAAACTCCCTAGATAGCATCTTAGCCCCTCCTGTTTTTCTCTCCAGGACACCttgtcacatcttccttctgtgtcttcccTCCTGCTTCTTGGTCTCTTTCTAGTTGtgcctttcccccctcccttctctctccccttcctctcttcctgactTACATCATCACACATGAATCTTCACCCATCTTCTTCTCTCTCATGTCCATGCTCTGATTCCTACCACACATCTCCTCCTCTTGTAGATtccttgtgtctctgtgtctctctttatTGGAATCTGTCTCAACCTCCATACCTCTCTATCATTGATTTGTCTcagtttatttttcacatttctgcCTTTCTACTCTTGGGACAGTCATGTGAACAATACAATTCAGGAGAAGGGCTGAGCCCAGGGACACTGAAGTCTCTTGGCACTCAGGACTAGACATTTCCTagaggagacatggctcagcaggagaACACTTGCCTTAAATCCCACTGTGAGGGGATGAGGACAGACGTGCTCAGAAGGAGAGCATCTCTAGAATGCACAAGGAGGAGTCTGGAGGTGTGTGCTCATTGGAAGAGAACTTGCTTACCTTGGTAACATACAGCCCTGGGCTCCACCCCTAGCATGAGGGTGGTGGAAGGCAACTAAATGCTAACCAATTGTTTCTAGAATCTCTCTTTCTCCAAAAGATAAGAAACCTGAACACAAAGTTTCTATGTTTACATCCCATAGAATCCATTCAACTGAATGAAATTTTGCCAGAGGAAGCTTCTATATGTTACAAACTAACCAAATGCAGGCAACTAAACTACACACTAAATTGAGATTATGTTCTTCCAGTGAAGAACAAATCTCAGTCACTCACAGCAGTTGACCTGTGGCTGCCAACTACCTCAGCATTGCCAAGTAACGCCAAAACAGAGCTGGCACCCATCAAGTTGTGTGTCCATGCCCAGTGCCCTCTGGTCTACTTACACTGATGGATGCTGTAGCTCTGACCTTTCTCTAGTTCAGGAGATTATCCATCATGAATGGGTTCTTGGAAAAAATAATTGCTAGTAATTTTGATCTCCCTTAGAGTTTAACAAGCCAAGCAATATTTAAGACAAAGAGACAGTGTGCCATGACATGCCTCATCTCCCCAGTGCTCACAGATCAATCCCTCCCTAGCCCCAAGACCTTACAAGCTCATGACAGCTCATAGATGATGtcatttgttcttgttgttgttcccTAAGAAAAACAATTCACACTCTCTGCTaacccacaggccactcctgcCCTGGATCCAGGTAGGctgactgcagatcttcacctctccctctgtTCCCCAAGACCCAAACCCCAGTCCTCACCCCACCTCTGCAACAGAAACCTTGCTGCAGTCTTCTCTACCCACACTCCCcatctctgtggatttccctgATCTTCCCAGCAGGCACCCCTTACTAACCAAAGGCCACTCtgaccagggaagcaggtaggctgaCAGAGAATCCACATCTCTCCAGCTGATTCTCCAGATCCACCCCCACTGCCCCAGTCTCAgctccagctctgcagcagaatgCCTGGTGTGCTCTCCCTTCCCTCAATGAATCACAAAGATCTTCTCTTCCAatcttccttcccccaactcatcccATTATCCCAGGctccaacaccagcaggcattccctgggaacaTACCAGCTGGGCAGGACAGGGAAACAGGTCCACAGAAAATTTTCTATGAGGCAACACACAGCCATCATGCTCACCTAAAACCCAGAAACCAAGAAACCAAACACCCactcaacaaagacaaacccagaaatgggcacctagacctataatcaccccaaaACCAGATTCCTGGAttccagcataaaaacacaatcagtaACAGCCAGGACACTGTGAATCCATGCGAGCCCAGCAGCCCTGCCACAGTTCACCCTGCGCATCCCACATAGCTGCAGCCCAAGGAAAGACCTTAAATCTGCCTTCTGAAGGTGGTAGAGGTCTTTAAAGAGCAAtgtaataaatcccttaaagaaatccaggaaaacacaaacagtgtttaagacctgaaaatagaaaaagaaacaagaaagaaaacccaaatggGGGAATTATGGAAACAAAAATTTGATGAGTTAGAAGAACTACACAGGCTGCTTCACCAGGAAGGTGGAAGAAAGATTCTCAGGCcctgaagatatgatagaagaaatggatatatcAGTCAGACAAAATGTTAAGTTTGAAAAACTcatgacagaaaaaaatcctagaaatCTGGAATACTCTGAAAAGAccatacctaaaaataataggactagaagaaggaaaagaaccccagctcaaaggaccagaaaatattttcagcaaaatcataaagaaaattttcctaacctgaAGGAGACGTCTATAAAGTACAAGAATCTGATAGAACACCAAACAGATTGGACCAGAAAGAAAAGACCCATTAACACACTAATGTACGGAACAAGCAaagatttattataaaagtttCAAAGCAAAAAGACCAAGCAACATACacaggcagacctattagaattacacctggcTTCTAAATGGAGACTCTAAAACCAGAAGGGTCCAGATAGAAGTGCTGCagattcaaaaaaattaaaaaattaaaaaataaaaataaaaacaaaaaacaaaaacaaacaacaacaaaaaaaaaccaaacagatatCAGCCCCGAGTACAATAAACAGCAAACCTTTTGATCACCATAGatagaagtactctacaacaaatgggcacagggaaccgtttcctgcgcataaccccagctgcacagacattaagggcaacattgaataaatgggacctcctgaagctgagcagcttctgtaaagcaaaggacattgtcacaaagacacaaaggcagcctactgactgagaaaagatcttcaccaaccctgcaactgacaaaggtctgatctctaaaatatataaggaactcaagagactagacggtaaaatgccaattgacccaattaaaaattggggcgcggaactgaacagagaattctcaacagaagaagttcgaatggccaaaagacacttaaggtcatgctcaacctccctagctatcagggaaatgcaaatcaaaacaactttgagatatcatcttacacctgtcagattggctaaaatccaaaacaccaataataacctttgctggagaggttgtggggtaaggggtacactcatccattgctggtgggaatgcacacttgtgcaactgctttggaaagcagtgtggcggtttctcaggaaattcgggatcaacctaccccaggacccagcaattccactattgggaatctacccaagagatgcccaatcatacaacaaaagcatatgctcatctatgttcatagcagcattatttgtaatagccagatcctggaaacaacctagatgcccttcagtggaagaatggatgaagaaactgtggaatatatacatgctagaatactactcagaggtaaaaaacaatgacatcttgaattttgcaggcaaatggatggaaatagaaaacactattctgagtgaggtaacccagacccaaaaagatgaacatgggatgtactcactcataataggtttctagccataattaaaggacatcgagcctataaatttgggatccttgagaagataataagaaggtgaactcccaaaaaaagatatagtaatcctcctggataatggaagtagacacgatcgccaggcaaaattgggaacttgagggttgggcgagtctgggccaagggaagatggggagagaaaaatgtgaaggggagaatggggggagctcggaggaatgggatgcttgggatataggaagggtggatatgggagcagggaagcatatatcttaatttaaggagctacctgagggttgtcaagagacttgaccctagaggggttcccaggattccagggagatgcccccagttagttccttgggcagctgaggagagggagcctgaaaaggccagttcctatagccatactgatgaatttcttgcatatcaccatagaacctccacctgacgatagatgaagaaaatgacagagccccacattggagcaccggactgagctcccaaggtcctgatgaggagcagaatgagagagaacatgagaaagaaagtcaggaccgtgagggaacctccagctggcgacagatggggaaggtgactgagccccacactggagcactggactgagttcccaaggtcctgatgaggagcagaaggagcgagaacatgagggagaaagtcaggaacgtgaggggtgcgttcactcatggagacggtgggacagaactaaagggagatcaccaactccagttggaatgggactgatggatcatgcgaccaaacccgtctctctgaatgtggccaacagcgggggctgactgagaagcaaaggacattggcgctgggctctgattcttctgcatggacgggctctgtgggagccttctcagcttggtcgatcaccttcctggacctggggggagttgggaggaccttggacttagcatagagtggggaaccctgatggctccttggccttgagagggagggaggggaggtatgggtggagggaaggggagggaagggggagaaggaggggcgggaagggggaggaggagcggagggagggggaggaggagggaaggagatggaaatttttaaatataaaaaaaataaaccatgagaatgaaaaaaaaaaggactaataTCCAAACTATATAATGAACTCAGGAAATTAGATATAAAAAAGAGATAATCCGATGTAAAGATGGCATACAgatctcaacagagaattctcaatagagcaAACTCATATGggtgagaaacatttaaagaaatgttcagcagcTTTAGTTATCTGGGAAATGTAGATCATAATGACTTGGGgtttccatcttacaccttaagaatggctaggatcaataacacaagttacagcacatgctggagaggatgtggagagggGAACTCTCCTCCATTGCAggtggagtgcaaacttatacagccattatggaaatcagtgtggaaggTCTCTAGAAAATTAGGAATTCACCTCTCTCCagacccagccataccactcttgggcaggcatatacccaaaggatgcctaATCCTACCACACAGGCATTTGCTCAACCATGCTCAATCCTGCTCTATTCATAGAAGCCAGAATTGGAAACAAACTTTATGTTCCTCAACAGAAGGATgaataaaatgtgttacatttatacaatggagtattatttggatgtttttttttttaaaaaaaataccagcaTCATGAAAATTCAGGCAaagggatggaactagaaaagaatcctgagtgaggtagcccagatcCAAAAACATAAACATGGCATATATTCACTTATAGGTAAATATTAGTCATTAACACAGAATGGTTAGATACAGACAAAAGTACTAGGAGGGGAATAtaaatctccctgggaaggggaaatagaatagagttCATGGGTGTACTAGGGGCATCCGAAGGGACAGGAATGGGAGgtccaggagggaggagagatgggcTTGAGGGATATAGTGTGAGGAGAGACAGTTAGAATAGAGGGACATTGAGTGCTGGTGTGGAAACTTagtacagtagaaacttcctaaactGCCTACAGGAAGGTAAGCCTCATGACGTctccaaataatgagggagacatggtcccaactggccatctcttctCATTGAATGAAGCTTCTAGTACCAGGAATGGGCTCCATTCAATTGAGTTTCTGGCCAAAGGGATCACATGGAAAACCCCAAACAACTCAAGGCTTTTTCCAAGATGGTAGGTTgactccacaaactgacagcaaggcctcaTTGCTGAAGACCATTCCCACACAACTCACTGGACTGAAGATATCTAGCTGGTGCCTATATAGGACCTTCTCCCCCGTGATCTAGTGTCTTTCGTATAGAAGGGTATTCTACAGGCTACCAAATGAGAAATGTatacaccaacccagccacataattTTGATGAACCATGCTATCCTGTCTGTACAAAATACTAGGGCCCAACAGTGGCACAATACAGTGCATTGTGGAAGTAATTATCTAATGTATGGTTTGAATATGCTACATTGCTTGAGTGACCAGGAACCAgggactagatagcccagagacctaggataaaacaaaatgctactgctcaaaaggaaaaaataagtaacaaaaacTCTCAgagatattctgctatactcatagatcagagcCCTCCTTATTGAGCCATCGCCAGAGAAGCTTCCCCCTGcagcagataaaaacaaattcagagagACACAGCCAGATGTTTCATGGAGAGAGAAACCTTGGAACACAGAGatctaaatggaatgtctttgTCAAaaccctcccctcagagctcagagcagctagaggaggaggaggcagacagagggtaagagtcagaggggatgcaGGACACCAAGAGAACGAGGCTCTGAaccaactgagcaaagctcatatgaactcagactgaggcagcaggcacagggcctgctcggggctgcaccaggtcctctgtgcacATCTTAGAGCTTTCGGTTTAGTGTTCCCATGGGTTCccgagtgtgcaaatgagtggtCTCTGGTCCTAgcgccttctcttgggctctacTCCTTCTGTAGGTTTGCACTGTATAACATTGGAgtgatggattttgttttatcttctatttAATTTCATCATGTTTGGCTGTTAtcacttagaagcctgttcttttctaatgagagacagaaagagggtggatcctgaggggagggaaggtggagagggactgggaggaggagagggaaggggaaactgtaatcagcaTGTATTGTATgaggaaagaatctatttttaataaaaggtgaaaattaatgaacaaatgtctaatagaaaaagacagaatTGATGGGTTTGATGCAACTGGAAAGCAACGAATGGATTATTTTGCTCGCTGCACTTTCTAAAGTGGAGGAACTGTCTTCTGCTCTTTTGAGGACTTTACGTGGGCATTGCTACATTGACTTTAAAGACATCCCGAACGTCCCGACCTGGAAATATCTGTGCTCCCTTCCTCTCTATTAATCAATCTGTTGTTTATGACTGGGAGCAGTGGAAGGAACGTAGTTGTACACTTAGCCCATTGTGTTCTCTGAGAACATCCTTTGTTCTCCTCTGTCAGCCATTTAATCATAATTAGAGACAAATAGTTTCACTCATTTAAAAAGGTACTCtgctcataataaaataaataagaaaatgaatttgcTCAGGTTTAGAGGCTTTTCAATACCTCTCCAAAATCCTCCTGAGCAGGATGCACCTTTAGTTCCAGAGACCCCTCCTGGGACAGTAGCCAGGTGGAATGGGTTCCCAGCTGGAACAGACTGCACCTAGTCCTGACTGTATCCTGGAGGATGAGCCTGCCCTCTAGTGTGTGGGAAATGAAGCACAGGTCAGTCTCACCTATAGAGAAGGGCATAAAAGCTTCAATTTTCTTCAGAGCCCCACTGGCATCCAGGAAGTGGTCAGGATTGAAGGCATCTGGTTGTTCAAAGTGCTGTGGGTCATGGAGAGCTGCACTCAGGATGGGGTACACTTCAGTGTTCTAGGAGACATTGTGAGAGGCAATGATATTAGCATACCCTGGCTCCCATATTCTGGCAGTCAGTCCTGGGAATactgggaaaacacaaacaggccTAGGGTGGTGATTGGGAGAGTGGAGGATGACCATGGCATAGAGATGTGGAATCGCAGCTGGTCTCACCTTGGGGAGCAGGTACCCTCGGAACAAAGTGTCTTTGGTGACTTTGTGTGGCACTCCAGTGGGGACAATATCTGCAAATCTCTGGATCTCGCGAATGACAGCCTCAGTGTAAGGCATTTTGGTGCGGTCCTCAAGGGTTGGTGGGCGGTGTGAGCCGATCACCTCATCGATCTCCTTTTGGACTTTCTctgcagagaaaagggaaacaacAGACAATGCCCTCCTTTTTCACGGAGGCAATGCACAGAGACACTGTTTTCTGTGAGCTATTAGCCTAAGAACAATAAAGAGCCAGGAGACTCTGTTGAGAGAGACGCGCTGCACTCTAGGACAGGAATACTTGCACTTCTCATAGgcatctgtctctccagccacgCTTAGAACTATGTTAGACGCTCTCTCCAAAGCTCCAACCTTGctcataaaaaagagaaaaggaaaacctaCAGCAAAGGGCTCTTTTCATCTATCAGTCTGAGTGAGGGCTGGAAgggaagatgtaagaattctcTGCATTTGAAATGTAATGTTATATATTGTGTTCCTAtataacagagagagacagagagaggaagagagagagagagagagagagagagagagagagacttctttgcatggaatttatatttcaaaatccagggggatggagagatatctcagtggttgagcgcactggctgctcttgaagaggacccaggttcaatttccagcaccctcatggcagttcacactgtctgtgactctaggtCCAGTGGATCCAACATGCTCAcagagacatatatgcagacaaaacagcaaTCAACAttagttaaaaatattaaaaatacaggcAAACAATATAAGGCTATATCCTCAGGAATAAAAGGAAAGTAAATTAACCTGTGCATAACTGAACATGGAATATGAACACATTGGTGAATATGATGGCTGATGAAAGGGCTCAGTCAGCAGATGCATTGATTTCCATCCTGACAGCCTGGCTTTGACATCAGAACCCGTGTGAACGTGCAGGAGAGACCCAACTGCACAAAATGGAgcatacacaaataaatcaatgaatgCAACTAACCAAACATCAAACAAATATgtggatgaataaatgaacaaatataggAATAAACAGGTAGTTGGGTTGAATGAAGAACaaatcacaaataaatgaaagaattattaaatcaatacatgGAGAAATAGATGGACACATGAAGGGTAAATTCAAAGGCCATTGGGAAGGAATAAGGAATGAGAAGATTTGTATATGAATGAACCAAAGAATCAATGACAGAGCCTGCTCAACTAGCCATGATAAAGAATAAAACTCACAAACTGATTCAtctaaagaaatgaattaaatatatgTCATTGAGTCAAATAGAGATGAAAGAATCAAGGATTAATAATCTATGGGTATAGAGAAGATGAGCAGAAGATTACATATGTGGGTGAACAGGTGTGTagataaaaaaatgaatggaaaaatgaatatatatatatgtttagatAATGGTTGTAACAAGAATAGAATGGGTAAATAGATGAAGAGGTGGATGGACAGAAAGATGGGTGAATATCTGACagatgcaaagaaagaaagaaagagaaagagagacagagagaaggaaggaaggaaagaaagaggaagaaaggaatgaataaaaaaatgatagaTGAATCAACCTTCAAGTTATAGcagaaaacaatggaaatggACCAGCTGAGTGTTCATTCACACACCACCCACAGCAGTGCCTTAGGTTAGATGTAGACCAAAAGCTTCAGAGCTCGAGATGTAAGAAGCCCACGTCTCTCTCATCCTCACAATCCTCTGCAGAAAAGAGGGAGCTAGAAGCTTCCCTAATTGTCTGTTTGTGGCTCACCTGCAACATGGGGATATTTGAGCATGAGCAGGAAGCCAAAGCGGAGCGTGGTGCTGCTGGTCTCAGTGCCAGCAAAGAAGAGAGACAGCACGGAGATCATGAGGTTCTGGTGATGGAACTCTGTGTGTTGGTTGGACTTCTCCTGGTTccagatgggagagagaaaggagggtcaGGGCTGACTGGAGCCTTGCAGGGAGAGGCACACACATCCTGGGAACTGTCCTTCTGTCTCACTATCTGAGCCCCATGGCATTTTCCAGTTCTCAGCAATGTCACTTGgtctctgctctgtcttctctctctactGTGCTCTCTGGTAGTTCAGCATGGTTCGTCTCCCAGGCTCTTTCTTACTCTGTGGTCTGTTCTGCTTTTTGTCTCTTGCCCTGCGTTTCTTCCccaaccttctttctccctatcacattttctcctcttttttattttttatcattttgcaGATGCTTCTGAATCTCCTCCACTCCATTTCCTATTTCTCCTCCCCGTCCTCTGCCCCCTTTTCCTCCGCTCACATCCTCAGCCTTCACTCTCAGCCATCCCCTCTCATTCACGCAGGACTTACCTTCTCCATGCGTATAAGGAAGGAATCGATGAAGTCTCTTGGATTGTTGGGGTCCAAGGTTGCCCGGTGCTTCTCCACGCTGTGGCCAATGTAGTCAAGGACTTCATGCAAGTTTTTGTAGATTTGTTTGTGAATATCAGTAAACAACTTCAGGAAACCCGAATAGAGCTCATACATCTGCAAGAAAGAAGGGCCCAGCAGGTCAGATGGAGTTATTAGGTCTCAGGAAGTGGGCAGTGCTCCTAGGTCCACAGACGACacgaaggaacacacacacacacactcacacacacacacacacgtcatacatgcacaccatacacatgcacaccatacatacacatgcctttaaatcagtctctgaccttcagtttacattctctctatctccctttttctcttctctgctctctctccaaaTCCCCCTTCCTGTTTTgtcttaatttgttttaatttgtgggGTATTGTATTTTGAACACATTAATGCCAGACGGTCTTTAAATTCAACATGTAGCCTAGGATCGGCCTGAATTTCTGATAGCCCAGTCTCTAACACCAAAATGCTGGAATTTCATGTATTGTACACTATC is part of the Arvicola amphibius chromosome 8, mArvAmp1.2, whole genome shotgun sequence genome and encodes:
- the LOC119820531 gene encoding cytochrome P450 2B1-like, giving the protein MEMQVKHKSPAGVCSEVDGAQTRTMEPSVLFLLALLVGFLLLLVRVHPKARGHLPPGPRPLPLLGNLLQMDRSGFLNSFIQLREKYGDVFTVHLGPRPVVMLCGTEAIREALVDQAEAFSGRAIIALFEPIVHSYGVVFANGECWKTLRRFSLATMKDLGMGKRSVEEQIQEEARCVVEELRKSQGAPLDPAFIFQCITANIICSIVFGERFDYKDRQFLRLLDLIYQTFSLISSFHGQMYELYSGFLKLFTDIHKQIYKNLHEVLDYIGHSVEKHRATLDPNNPRDFIDSFLIRMEKEKSNQHTEFHHQNLMISVLSLFFAGTETSSTTLRFGFLLMLKYPHVAEKVQKEIDEVIGSHRPPTLEDRTKMPYTEAVIREIQRFADIVPTGVPHKVTKDTLFRGYLLPKNTEVYPILSAALHDPQHFEQPDAFNPDHFLDASGALKKIEAFMPFSIGKLICLGEGIARNELFLFFTTILQNFSVSSPMAPKDIDLRPKESGFTKVAPTYQIQFLAR